The genome window GCGCCTATGCCGATCTCGCCAGGGTCAATTATGATGTCGTCTGCCAGTTCATCGCCTTCACGCCGGATCAGGTGGCGCACGACATCGAGGTTTTCTCCGGCGATTGCGGCCAATACATCTTCATCTCCTCGGCCTCGGTCTACGAAAAACCGCCGCGTCATTACGTGATCACCGAGGAGACGCCGGCGATCAATCCCCACTGGCCCTACAGCCAGGCCAAGATCGCCTGCGAGGAACTGCTCAAGACGTCCGATAATCTCGCCTGGACGATCGTCCGCCCCAGCCACACCGTTCGCACCGGCCTGCCGATCATGATGGGCGACAGCGACATCATGGCGAGGCGCATGCTGGATGGCGACCCCATCATCGTGGCGGGCGACGGCCACACGCCCTGGACACTGACCCGCTCGGTCGATTTCGCCGTGCCCTTCGTCGGCCTTTTCGGCAAGCAGGCGGCGCTGAAAGAGATTTTCCACATCACCTCCGACCGCGCCCATATCTGGGACGATATCCACAAGGCGATCGCCAGATTGCTGGGTGTGGAGGCGAAAATCGTCCACGTGCCGACGGACACGCTGATCAAATACAATCCGGAATGGGTCGGCCCGCTCCTCGGCGACAAGGCCTGGACTGCCATTTTCGACAATTCGAAGGTCAAGCGCGTGGCGGGCGACTTCACCTGCGCCGAGAGCCTGGATGAAATCCTGGCCGACTCGATCATGCACCTCAAACAGCGTCTGGCTAAAAGCCGGCCGCCGAGGGGTGAACTCGATGCGCTGATCGACAGGATTTGTGCGGAGCAAAGCGCTCTCGGTTAGGCGTGGCTTTTCGGCTTGGCGTCGGACCACGGTATCGAGAGCCCGCACCTGCCCTCGGTCTATAAGCCCGCTGACGACTTCTCGTCTTGCACGACAACTGCCGGCGATGTTCGTTTATACGTCGCTCGTTTTGCCAAGGACGTACATATTGGTCGGCGCGCCGTGCAGCATCACCTCGCGCTCGAAGACGAAGCCGCATTTTTCGAGAATGCGCCTCGAAGCGGCGTTGGCGGTGCGAACCAATCCGATCACACGATCCGCCTGCAGATCATCGAAGGCAAATGTCACGCATTCTCTGACCAATTCCGTGGCATAGCCCTGCCCCCAGCTTTCAGGTTGCAGATGATAGGAAAGATTGAGGCCATCGAATTCCTTGGAAAAAGTCACGCCGCCAAATCCTATCAACGCATCGTCTGACTCGACCGCCCAACGCCCAAAGCCATGATCTTTCCAATGGGCAATGTCGCGCGCAAGCCGCGCTGCGCTTTCCTCCGGCGTATCAGGCCGGGGCACCGGTCGGTGTGCGACCAATTCCGGCCGCGAAAAAAGTCGCGTCAGGAAATCGATATCCCCCTCCGCGGGAGGTCTGAGGTGCAATCGGGCGGTGCGCCTCACTGCGGACTGCAGGACATCCTTGAATTTGTTCTCAAGCATCTTCCATCCAATTTTCACTCGGCAACGTGATCGATACCAGATTATTCCAGGCGGCGCGCTTCCAGCGGAGCATCCTGCCTGTATCCTCCAAAATAGCGACCGCCGTGCGAGGCAAGCTCCCGATCGGCCAAAGCCAGAAATCGGGCGCCGTCACCCGCCGCCGCCAGCCTGAACGCTACGTCGAATTCGGCTGCCAGTTGCACGTCGAGCTCCCTCATCAGACGGGGAGCCCACTTGCCTCGGCCGGTCCATGCGCCGCGCCCGAGCAGGATCAGATCGGCGAGCTTTTGATAGAGCAGCGCGGCGATCGCGGCGATCTCTTCGGGCGGGCGCGTTCCACGCAGATCGTCGGCAAGGTCGGTGACCTGATAGCGCAACGCGTCATAGGCCGGGCCGGCAAGCGGTTTCGGGCCCGCTGCCAGCGTGGCGGCCACATTCGCCTGGATGAGGCGCGCTCGTTCGAGATCCGGCCCCAATATGCTGCCCGTCGCGACCATATTGCCCATGATTGGATAACCGCTATCGGCGTCCCGATGGAGATAATGCGCCAGCGTCTGCGGATCATGGACGAAGGCCTCGACGGGAAACCCCTTCTCCGTGAACGATTCCCGCCAGGCTCTTTCCAGCGCCGGGAATACGACGACCAGATCGATATCCGAAAAGGCGGTTCCTTCACCGCGTATCAGGGAACCGGTCACAAAAGCGAAAGCGGCGCCGGCAAAGCGGCTGGCGACACAGCGACGGGCAGCGGCAAGCGCCCGCTCGGCGAGAATATGTTTTGGGATATCGTCCACGATCTTGTCCTCGAATGCGGGACACGGGCGGCAACAAAAAACCCGCTCGTCTCCGGCGGGTTGGTCTTGACAGCGATGAACGGAATTCAGTTCACGCGTCTACCACCCACCGCGGCGCGGTGGTCGTAGACCTTGTCGAAACTGCAAAAATCCTGCTCATATCAAACGCTAACCTGCGAGCGTGACACCGTCAAGACACCGAAGCCGAACGCCGGGGATGCTTCCCCGGCGCGCCGTTTTCCGTCTAAGATGAACGCCAGACTCAAAAACAGGAAGAGCCGCCCATGCCCCATCCCGCCACCGTCATTCCGCGTCCCGCACCGGTACTGCTGCCGGTCGAAGGCAGCGCCGAGCGTTTTCCGGTGCGCCGCGTCTATTGCGTCGGGCGCAACTATGCCGACCACGCGATCGAGATGGGTCATGATCCCACCCGCGAGCCGCCATTCTTCTTCCAGAAGAATGCCGATAACCTGCTGCCGGCAGGCAACGCCTTTCCCTATCCGCCGCTGTCATCAGACGTGCATTACGAAGTCGAATGTGTGCTGGCGTTGAAATCCGGCGGCGCAGACATTCAGGCTGCAGACGCGCTCAACTGCATTTACGGCTATGCCGTCGGCATCGATTTCACCCGTCGTGACTTGCAGGGCGAGGCCAAGAAGCTCGGCCGCCCCTGGGAAATCGGCAAGGCCTTCGAACATTCGGCCCCTGTGTCGCCAATCGTTCCGGCAAGCAGCCTCGGCCACCCCACGCAGGCAAGGATCTGGCTGGAACAGAACGGCAAACGCGTTCAGGACGGGGATCTCAACCAGATGATCTGGAAGGTGCCGGAGATCATCGCCGAGCTGTCGAAGCTTTTCACCCTGACGCCCGGCGATATCATCATGACCGGCACGCCCGCCGGCGTCGGGGCCGTCGCCCGGGGCGATCGCATCAATTGCGGCATCGACGGTATCGCCACCCTATCAGTCGAGGTCGTGTGAGGAGAGAGCCATGCCCGTCTATGCGCTCGGCGGATCAACGCCGAAACTGCCCGCCGCCGGCCTCTATTGGATCGCACCGGATGCCAACATCATCGGCCAGATCGAACTCGGCGAGAATGTCGGCATCTGGTTCGGCGCCGTGCTGCGCGGCGACAATGAAAAGATCACGATCGGCGAAGGCACCAACGTCCAGGAAGGCGTGATCGCCCATACCGACATGGGCTTCCCGCTGACAACAGGCAAAAGCTGCACCATCGGCCACCATGCCATCCTTCACGGCTGTACGCTGGGCGACAACGTGCTGATCGGCATGGGCGCCACCATCCTGAACGGTGCGAAAATCGGCAACAACTGCCTCGTTGGAGCCAATGCGCTGGTGACCGAAGGCAAGGAATTCCCTGATAATTCCCTGATCGTCGGAGCGCCTGCCCGCCTCGTGCGGGTGCTGGATGAGAAGGCGGTCGAGGGCATTCGCCGCTCAGCGGAAAACTACGTCGCCAACTGGCAACGTTTCGCGCGCGATCTCAGGCAGATCGGGTAACACAGGTAACGCGGAGGCGGGTGGCCAGCCCCGTCCTTCGAGGCCCCTGCGGGGCGCCTCAGGATGAGGCTGGAGAGAGGGCCGCGGATGACAGTCGCGAACGCCTCAGCTTGCCAGATACACAGCGCATCCATCAGCCCCCAGCCGTACGGCACTCCGATTGGCCCTCATCCTGAGGCGCATAGGCCAAAGGCCGGAGCCTCGAAGGACGGGGCGGGTGGCGAAGCCCCCTCTCCACTCACCAGACTCCCGGAATCCAGCGCCAGCGCACACGCGCCATATAGTCCGCATAGCCTTCGAGGCCCTTGCGCAGTTCGGCTTCCTCGCCGAGTGTGCGGCCGAACAGGACGACGACAAGCAGGCCGGCGGGGATCAGCGCGTAGAGCGATCCAAGCGACAGCGCCATGCCGGCGCTGAGCACGATGGCGGTTGCGTATCCGGGATGGCGGATTACGGCATAGGGTCCGGTGTCGATCACCTTGTGGTCGCGCTCGGTCTGAATGCGCACCGTCGGCTCGAAATGCCGGTTGACCGATTGCGCCCAGGTCAGGCCGAGATAACCTGATGTCATCAGGAGATAACCGATGAGGACGACCCAATCGGGCTGCGGCGCCCAGTGGAAACGCCCGTCGTCGAATGCGCCGACCGGAAGAATGGCGGCAAAGAGAATGATCGTCAGCGTCGCCACCACGGCGTCCCAGGGTTTGGTACCCTTCTGGTATCGGCTGCGCGCCGCAAAAAGCTCCGGATTCGTCCGCCAGATCCAGATGACTGCGACAACAGTCAGCACAAGGAACAGGCCGAGAAAGATCCAGCCGCGCGGCCAGTCGAGCGTGCCGGCTGGCCAGAACAACGCGACAAACATCACCGCAATGGTGATGGCGAGCGATCCGAGCGATGGTGCCGCGGCGAATGCGTGACCGGGCCGAGTGTCTCGCTGCGTCATGATCGCGCTCCGTTCCATTACAGCTCTCCGCGTCTTTAGACGCACAGAAGGACGCTGCACCTGGCGGATTTCATTGAAGAAACCGCCCTACTCAGCGGCTTCGAGAAACTGGCTGTTTCGTGAGGAAGCGGCAAGCGCCTGAACCCTGGCTTCGGCCTTGGCGATCAGCTGATAGAATTCGTCCTGTGCTTCGACATCCAGCTGGATGACGGCATTGACGTCGTCGGGCGTATCGCAAACGCAGGCGACCGCCGAAATCGGACAGATGCCGCCGGGATAACGTTTGCCGGTGCCAGTATAGGCGCGGCGGCCCCAACGCTCGGAATGGACCGTCTCTTCCCGCTCGAGATGCAGGATCGTTCCCTTGCAAGCGGTCACGATAGCTGCCTTGCCGTAAGCGAACCAATGATAGTTCAGCTTCCGGAGAATATATTTGCCGGTGATATCTTCGCCAGCCAGCTCGGCAGGGTTTTCAATCATTCTGATCATGACGGCTTCCTCAACGTCTAAACAATATCCGTCATGTCGTCGCGCGCAGCAAGTCGAAAAACGCAGCTTTTGGAGACACTTAGTCACAAAGTGTTTCCGATTCTTACACCAAACACTCGCCGAGCCACCCGTCGAGCACACAATTCTTCGTCGAATTTACCGCAACCTGCTACCGATCGCCACGAAGCTGGACTTCGATCGCCGCCTTGTCGATGACCGACCATACCTCGACGATCTTGCCGCCGCGAAATTCGTAGATGACGTTCTCAGTGAAGGAAATCTGCCTGCCGTTCAACTCGAGGCCGAGGAACTTTCCCTTCGGCGTGCAATCGAAGCCCAACCGGCAAGCCACGTAAGGCGGGTCGGCGATCAGCATCAGCACTTTGAAATAAAGGTCTGGAATATCATCGAAGTCCCGCTCGAGCATGGCGACGTAACCCGACAGCCCGAGCCGCCGGCTGTTATGAACAGCATCGTCGCCGACGAACTGCCCGAGATTGGACCAGTCCTGCCTGTTCAGGCAGGCGATGTAGCCGCGATATATCTCCGCGAGTTCGGTTTTCGTCACACGATCGTCCTGGCTAGGCTCTCAGGCAAAAATAGCGCCGGGATCTGCACTTGCCAGCAGCGAGCGCGCCGCCTCGATAGTTTTACTTCAGGAGAACTCACCTGCGCGGGGACCAGCAAGCGTCACGCGCCAACCCGTTCGCGATTGGAAATCCTGGGTGGCCAGAAACGTATAGCCAGTCATGCGCCAGGGCTTCACGGCGCCGGTCAGATTATCGAGCACATAATCGCCGCGGTCCGTCCGAGCAACGAGAACGACGTGGTTTTGATCATGCGGTCCGATGACCACGGAGAGCGCCAACCTGTTCGATGGATAACCAGCCTCGATCAGGTCCTTCATCTTCTGGAGGGCGTAGTCCTCGCAGTCGCCACGGCCGGCAACCGGCAGAGACCAGACATCCCCGTTTCCGGAAGACGAGCGATCTTCTGCCGAAACGATACGTCCGTTTACGGCACGATTGACCTTCTGAAGCAGCGCAATCGCAGCCTGCTCGTCCAACTGTTGCACCGCCACCCTGCCGCAAAGCCACTTGTACTTGGCGCAGGCCCCGGCAAATCCCACCGGCGCTCCGATGCTTCGCGTCACAGGCAGAGACGATCCGGCAACTGCTTGAAAATGCGGAATAATCACCAAAAAGGCAGCAAGAGAAAGGAGACGCTTCATAGCCGATTCCCTCTGTTCGTAACGAGAGAATAACACAGTCAGTATAAAAATTTATTAAAATTTTATACTTGTAAACTTAACTGTATTAGATGATTTGAACAGATTAACCATTCTTTGTTCTTCGTATTAATTCATCGTTAGTATAAATGATCTCCCAATTAACATTCGGTTAACCTTGGGAGATGAGTGAAATGATCAGCAGAGCATCGAAATTCGGCCTTGCCGTTGCTTCCCTTCTGGCAAGCAGCAGTCTGGCAACGGCCGCGCCGGCAGTCGTTAATTGCAACAGCGCGGTTCGCGGCACACTCGAATACAGGCTGTGCATGCCGACCAGAGCAATTCAGGCCGATAGCAAGTTCAGCCCGAACGATAGCGATCACGGCAGCCAAAACGTTGGTGGCGGCAAGAAGACATCCAACACCGGCTCGGTCGCCAGCAATGGGAATGATGGCAATAGCGGTGGCAACGGCGAAGGCGTTGATCAAGGCGACGACACCGGTGGAGATCAAGGCGACGACACCGGTGGAAAAGATCAAGACCCCGGCAAGGATGGCCACCACGGAAAAGATGACCACGGCGGCAAGGATCGCGATGATCACGGCGGCGGCAAGGGCGGAAAAGACCGCGACCACGGCAAGGATGGCAAGGGCCACCACGGAAAGGACGATCACGGCGGCAAGGACCGCGATGATCACGGCGGCGGCAAGGGCGGAAAAGACCACGACCACGGCAAGGATGGCAAGGGCCACCACGGAAAGGACGATCACGGCGGCAAGGACCGCGATGATCACGGCGGCGGCAAGGGTGGCAAGGGCAAGGGTGACAACGACGGCCACGGCAAAGGCGACAACGGCGGTCCCGGCAAGAGCGACAATGACGGCCAGGGCAAGAGCGACAATGGCGGCCAGGGCAAGAGTGACAACGACGGCCAGGGCAAGAGCGACAACGGCGGCCAGGGCAAAAGCGACAACGGCGGCCAGGACAAGAGCGACAATGGCGGCCAGGGCAAAAGCGACAACGGCGGCCAGGGCAAAAGCGACAATGGCGGCCAGGGCAAAAGTGACAACGGCGGCCAGGGCAAGAGCGACAATGGCGGCCAGGGCAAGAGTGACAATGGCGGCCAGGGCAAGAGCGACAACGGCGGCCAGGGCAAGAGCGACAATGGTGGCCAGGACAAGAGCGACAATGGCGGCCAGGGCAAGAGCGACAATGGCGGCCAGGGCAAGAGCGACAACGGCGGCCAGGGCAAGAGCGACAACGGCGGCCAGGGCAAGAGCGACAATGGTAGCCAGGACAAGAGCGACAATGGCGGCCAGGGCAAGAGCGACAATGGCGGCCAGGGCAAGAGCGACAATGGCGGCCAGGGCAAGAGCGACAACGGCGGCCAGGGCAAGAGCGACAATGGTAGCCAGGACAAGAGCGACAACGGCGGCCAGGGCAAGGGCTGACCTAACGCTGGCCGGGATTAAACTCGACCGGCGAAAGAATGCAAAGATGAGGTCGGTTTTCCAGCCTCATCTTTTTGTCACGTTGCGTTTCCCTCGGCTCCACCGCTTTCAGGAAGATAATCTTTGCATTCATGGAATCCATTCACCGCGCGGACGCGCGGTGAATGGATTCCTGCGACAAGCGCAGCAACGAGGGAGGTGAAGCGACCTCATTCCGGCCCGCGCGCTTTACGCCGCACACGCCTCACACAGACCGCGGATCTCGATTGTTGTCTTCTCCGGCTTGAACTTCTGCCCCCGCACCCAGCCCATCAGCCGGTGGTCGACCTCGTGGTCGTGGAACTCCATCACCTGACCGCAGCTTTCGCAGATGGCGAAGGCGACGATGCCGTGGCTGTGGCAGTCGTCGCCCGGATGGGCGCAGGCGACGAAGGAATTGATGCTTTCGAGCCGGTGCACGACGCCGTATTCGAGCAGCTTTTCCAGCGCCCGGTAGACCTGCAGCGGCGCGCGGAAACCATGGTCGCGCAGCTTGTCGAGGATGGTGTAGGCGCTGAGCGGCCCTTCGGCCTTTTCGAGCACGTCGAAGACCAACGACTGGTTCTTGGTGAGTTGCGGTGTCGTCATGAGCCTTGTCCTTGCATGACCGCGCGATGGCGCCTGAGGGGAAGCAGGCTGAGCATGAAGAGGATCAGCGCCGCGACCACAATCGAGGGACCGGAGGGCGTGTCGTAGGTGAGCGAGCCGAACAGCCCGCCGACGACGGCAGCCGCCCCGATCAGCGAGGCGAGCACCGCCATGATCTCCGGCGTCGACGAAAAGCGGCGTGCCGCGGCAGCCGGAATGATCAGCAGCGAGGTGATGAGCATGATGCCGACGATCTTCATGGCGATGGCGATGACGACGGCCATCAAAAGCATGAAGAACAGCCGCGCCCGCTCAGGTCTAAGCCCCTCGGCTTCGGCAAGCTCGGCATTGACTGTGGCCGCCAGGAGCGGCCGCCACAGCCAGGCCATCGCGGCGAGCACGAAGAGCCCTCCGCCCCAGATCAGCGCAATGTCGGTCGTCGAGACGGCAAGGATATCGCCGAACAGGAAGGCGATGAGATCGATCCGCACCCAGCTCATGAAGGCGACCATGACGAGGCCGATCGCCAGTGTCGCGTGCGAGAGGATGCCGAGCAGCGCATCGGCCGACAGTGCCTGGCGCTTCTGCAGGAAAAGCAGCAGCACCGATACCAGGGCGGCGACGGCGAAGACGGCCAGCGTCAGGTTCAGTTCGAAGAGCAGCGACAGTGCGACCCCCAGCAGCGCCGAATGGGCGATCGTATCGCCGAAATAGGCCATGCGCCGCCAGATGATGAAGCAGCCGAGCGGCCCCGTCGTCAGCGCCAGCCCGACACCGGCAAGGATGGCGCGCACGAAGAAATCGTCAAGCATGGCGATCTCCCGCTGTCTGCTCATGGGCGTGCGGATGAGCGTGGTCATGTCCGGCATGCCCGTGGTCATGTCCGGCGTGATCGTGATCATGCTCATGATTATGGTCGTGAGCGTGCGCTATGCTGCCGTCATGGGCGTGATGCCCATCATCGGCGTGACAATGATCGGTGACCGTGCCGTCCGCATGCTGCACGCGCCCATCCGGCAGGTGCGTATGATCGTGATGATGGCTGTAGACGGCCAGCGTCTGCGCCGCTCGGCTGCCGAACAGGCGCACATATTCCGGGCTGCGGCTGACGGATTCCGGCGTGCCGCGGCAGCACACATGACCATTGAGGCAGATGACGGTGTCGGTCTCGGCCATGACGACGTGGAGATCGTGCGAGATCAACAGGATGCCGCAGCCGCTGGCGTTGCGGATCGACTTGATGAGATCGTAGAGGGCGATCTCGCCGGAGAAATCCACCCCCTGCACCGGCTCGTCGAGCACCAGCAGATCCGGTTTGCGGGCAATGGCGCGCGCCATCAGCGCCCGCTGGAATTCGCCGCCGGAGAGGTGCTGCACCTCGGCATCGAGCATATGATCGATGCCGGCGGCTTCGAGGGCGGCGCGCATGTCGCGCTCGGGCAGCGGGCCGGTCAGCGTCATCAGCCGGCGCACCGAAAGCGGCAGCGTCCAGTCGATCGTGAGCTTCTGCGGGACATAGCCGACCTTGAGGCCGGCCTTGCGCTCCACCCTGCCCTCGTCGGGCTTCAGCACGCCGATCGCCGCCTTGGCGCTCGTCGACTTGCCGGAGCCGTTCGGCCCGATCAGCGTGACGATCTCACCTCGCGACACGGAAAAATCGACGCCCCGCACCAGCCAGCGGCCGTTCCTGAGAACGCCGACATTTTCAAGCAAAACCAGCGGTTCGGCCTTGATACCACCGGGGATCTTTGCGGGAGAGAGCATCAAATTTTCCGAAAGTGCTGTTGCGTCCTGCTATTGCACACGTTATAGCATAACGCAATTGATGTAATAACATAACAATTGTAATTCAAGGGAAGCATACCGATGCAACGTGCCTTGAGGTCAGCCCTCAAAATGCCGGCTCTCGCAATCATGGGCGTCACAATCCCCGCCTTGTTCTTTCCTGGAACGATACGAGCAGCCGATGCGCCTGTCGTCGTCACCTCGATCAAGCCGATCCATTCGCTGGTTTCGGCGATCATGCAGGGTGTCGGCGAACCGGAGTTGATTGTCGATGGCGCCGCCTCGCCGCACACCTACAATCTCAAGCCCTCGAACGCCCGCGCTTTGCAAAACGCCAAGGTGATCTTCTGGGTCGGCCCCGGCCTCGAGGCCTTTCTCGAAAAGCCGCTGCAGGCACTGGGCCGGGATGCCAGCATCGCCGCACTCGATGAAGCGCCCGGCCTCGTCAAGCTGCCCTTCCGCGAGGGCGGCGCCTTTGAAGCGCACGATGATGGCGATGAGCACGACACTGCCTCCAGTCATGAACATCATGATCATGATGCCGAAGCCGCGCATGATGCCGATGATGCCCATGACCACGGCGCCTTCGACACCCATCTCTGGCTCGACCCGATGAATGCCAAGGCGATGGCCGCCATGATCACCACGACGCTGGTCGCCGCCGATCCCGCCAATGCACTGACCTATCAGGGCAACGCCGAGGCGCTCGACGATAGGCTGGATGCGCTCGATGCCGAGATCAGGGGCATCGTCGCTCCCGTCAAGGACAAGCCCTTCATCGTCTTCCACGATGCCTACCAGTATTTCGAGCATCGCTACGGCATCCGGGTCGCCGGCTCGATCACCGTCAGCCCGGAAACTATTCCCGGCGCCGAGCGTGTTTCGGAAATCCACAGCAAGGTCGGGCAACTCGGCGCAACTTGCGTCTTTGCCGAACCGCAGTTCGAGCCGCGCCTCGTCGATGTGGTCATCGAAGGCACGCGAGCCAGGTCAGGCGTGCTCGACCCTGAAGCCGCGACGCTGAAGGCTGGTCCCGATCTCTACTTCACCCTCATGCGCGGCATCGCCAGCAGCATGAAGGGCTGCCTCTCCGGCGCATGATTGTCATGCGCCGTACTGCGCGTCCTGCCGGACACGCAGCGTTGTGGAGAAA of Rhizobium sp. BT04 contains these proteins:
- a CDS encoding metal ABC transporter ATP-binding protein, producing the protein MLSPAKIPGGIKAEPLVLLENVGVLRNGRWLVRGVDFSVSRGEIVTLIGPNGSGKSTSAKAAIGVLKPDEGRVERKAGLKVGYVPQKLTIDWTLPLSVRRLMTLTGPLPERDMRAALEAAGIDHMLDAEVQHLSGGEFQRALMARAIARKPDLLVLDEPVQGVDFSGEIALYDLIKSIRNASGCGILLISHDLHVVMAETDTVICLNGHVCCRGTPESVSRSPEYVRLFGSRAAQTLAVYSHHHDHTHLPDGRVQHADGTVTDHCHADDGHHAHDGSIAHAHDHNHEHDHDHAGHDHGHAGHDHAHPHAHEQTAGDRHA
- a CDS encoding gamma carbonic anhydrase family protein, which codes for MPVYALGGSTPKLPAAGLYWIAPDANIIGQIELGENVGIWFGAVLRGDNEKITIGEGTNVQEGVIAHTDMGFPLTTGKSCTIGHHAILHGCTLGDNVLIGMGATILNGAKIGNNCLVGANALVTEGKEFPDNSLIVGAPARLVRVLDEKAVEGIRRSAENYVANWQRFARDLRQIG
- a CDS encoding Fur family transcriptional regulator → MTTPQLTKNQSLVFDVLEKAEGPLSAYTILDKLRDHGFRAPLQVYRALEKLLEYGVVHRLESINSFVACAHPGDDCHSHGIVAFAICESCGQVMEFHDHEVDHRLMGWVRGQKFKPEKTTIEIRGLCEACAA
- a CDS encoding nucleotidyltransferase domain-containing protein, which gives rise to MDDIPKHILAERALAAARRCVASRFAGAAFAFVTGSLIRGEGTAFSDIDLVVVFPALERAWRESFTEKGFPVEAFVHDPQTLAHYLHRDADSGYPIMGNMVATGSILGPDLERARLIQANVAATLAAGPKPLAGPAYDALRYQVTDLADDLRGTRPPEEIAAIAALLYQKLADLILLGRGAWTGRGKWAPRLMRELDVQLAAEFDVAFRLAAAGDGARFLALADRELASHGGRYFGGYRQDAPLEARRLE
- a CDS encoding GNAT family N-acetyltransferase: MLENKFKDVLQSAVRRTARLHLRPPAEGDIDFLTRLFSRPELVAHRPVPRPDTPEESAARLARDIAHWKDHGFGRWAVESDDALIGFGGVTFSKEFDGLNLSYHLQPESWGQGYATELVRECVTFAFDDLQADRVIGLVRTANAASRRILEKCGFVFEREVMLHGAPTNMYVLGKTSDV
- a CDS encoding isoprenylcysteine carboxylmethyltransferase family protein, translating into MTQRDTRPGHAFAAAPSLGSLAITIAVMFVALFWPAGTLDWPRGWIFLGLFLVLTVVAVIWIWRTNPELFAARSRYQKGTKPWDAVVATLTIILFAAILPVGAFDDGRFHWAPQPDWVVLIGYLLMTSGYLGLTWAQSVNRHFEPTVRIQTERDHKVIDTGPYAVIRHPGYATAIVLSAGMALSLGSLYALIPAGLLVVVLFGRTLGEEAELRKGLEGYADYMARVRWRWIPGVW
- a CDS encoding transglutaminase-like cysteine peptidase, encoding MKRLLSLAAFLVIIPHFQAVAGSSLPVTRSIGAPVGFAGACAKYKWLCGRVAVQQLDEQAAIALLQKVNRAVNGRIVSAEDRSSSGNGDVWSLPVAGRGDCEDYALQKMKDLIEAGYPSNRLALSVVIGPHDQNHVVLVARTDRGDYVLDNLTGAVKPWRMTGYTFLATQDFQSRTGWRVTLAGPRAGEFS
- a CDS encoding ester cyclase, yielding MTKTELAEIYRGYIACLNRQDWSNLGQFVGDDAVHNSRRLGLSGYVAMLERDFDDIPDLYFKVLMLIADPPYVACRLGFDCTPKGKFLGLELNGRQISFTENVIYEFRGGKIVEVWSVIDKAAIEVQLRGDR
- a CDS encoding fumarylacetoacetate hydrolase family protein, which encodes MPHPATVIPRPAPVLLPVEGSAERFPVRRVYCVGRNYADHAIEMGHDPTREPPFFFQKNADNLLPAGNAFPYPPLSSDVHYEVECVLALKSGGADIQAADALNCIYGYAVGIDFTRRDLQGEAKKLGRPWEIGKAFEHSAPVSPIVPASSLGHPTQARIWLEQNGKRVQDGDLNQMIWKVPEIIAELSKLFTLTPGDIIMTGTPAGVGAVARGDRINCGIDGIATLSVEVV
- a CDS encoding zinc ABC transporter substrate-binding protein yields the protein MQRALRSALKMPALAIMGVTIPALFFPGTIRAADAPVVVTSIKPIHSLVSAIMQGVGEPELIVDGAASPHTYNLKPSNARALQNAKVIFWVGPGLEAFLEKPLQALGRDASIAALDEAPGLVKLPFREGGAFEAHDDGDEHDTASSHEHHDHDAEAAHDADDAHDHGAFDTHLWLDPMNAKAMAAMITTTLVAADPANALTYQGNAEALDDRLDALDAEIRGIVAPVKDKPFIVFHDAYQYFEHRYGIRVAGSITVSPETIPGAERVSEIHSKVGQLGATCVFAEPQFEPRLVDVVIEGTRARSGVLDPEAATLKAGPDLYFTLMRGIASSMKGCLSGA
- a CDS encoding SDR family oxidoreductase → MALKVLFIGGTGQISHPCVERAIAEGHHVSVFNRGLKSAALPDGVTSIVGELGSSAYADLARVNYDVVCQFIAFTPDQVAHDIEVFSGDCGQYIFISSASVYEKPPRHYVITEETPAINPHWPYSQAKIACEELLKTSDNLAWTIVRPSHTVRTGLPIMMGDSDIMARRMLDGDPIIVAGDGHTPWTLTRSVDFAVPFVGLFGKQAALKEIFHITSDRAHIWDDIHKAIARLLGVEAKIVHVPTDTLIKYNPEWVGPLLGDKAWTAIFDNSKVKRVAGDFTCAESLDEILADSIMHLKQRLAKSRPPRGELDALIDRICAEQSALG
- the znuB gene encoding zinc ABC transporter permease subunit ZnuB, coding for MLDDFFVRAILAGVGLALTTGPLGCFIIWRRMAYFGDTIAHSALLGVALSLLFELNLTLAVFAVAALVSVLLLFLQKRQALSADALLGILSHATLAIGLVMVAFMSWVRIDLIAFLFGDILAVSTTDIALIWGGGLFVLAAMAWLWRPLLAATVNAELAEAEGLRPERARLFFMLLMAVVIAIAMKIVGIMLITSLLIIPAAAARRFSSTPEIMAVLASLIGAAAVVGGLFGSLTYDTPSGPSIVVAALILFMLSLLPLRRHRAVMQGQGS